Proteins encoded in a region of the Sphingomonas japonica genome:
- a CDS encoding alpha,alpha-trehalose-phosphate synthase (UDP-forming), translated as MSRLIIISNRVSAPKDSHSGAQGGLAVALSAALRENGGIWFGWSGETIDQFNGHIHFQQGGGVTTAMVDLEEQDVDEYYNGYANRTLWPLFHYRIDLAEYERGFAGGYQRVNDRFADTVRPLVQPSDVIWIQDYHMFPLGQSLRERGCDNRIGFFLHIPWPPRRLLGALPEAAELVRTLFAYDVIGFHTQEWLDSFCDYAIDDLGAQLDGDVLTLDGRQLQVMAAPIGIDTTEFVAASKSPTARLAYRRMRDSAVGRDLIVGVDRLDYSKGLEERFLGYERFLQEHPEERKEVFLLQIAPPSRGAVESYRKIRATLEGLSGRINGAYADVDWVPIRYVNQGYPRDQLAGIYRAARIGLVTPLRDGMNLVAKEYVAAQDPADPGVLILSRFAGAAAQLEGGAVLINPYSAEEMSDAIVQALKMDRDERIARWRTMMDNVEGEDVIWWRKKFTDALMAPAKVDA; from the coding sequence TTGAGCCGCCTGATCATCATTTCCAACCGTGTTTCCGCACCCAAGGACTCGCATTCGGGGGCGCAAGGCGGGTTGGCGGTCGCGCTGTCGGCGGCATTGCGGGAAAATGGTGGCATCTGGTTCGGCTGGTCCGGCGAGACGATCGATCAGTTCAACGGGCATATCCATTTTCAGCAGGGCGGCGGCGTCACGACGGCAATGGTCGACCTAGAGGAACAGGACGTCGACGAATATTATAACGGCTATGCCAATCGCACGCTGTGGCCGTTGTTTCACTATCGTATCGACCTTGCGGAATATGAACGCGGCTTCGCGGGCGGATATCAGCGGGTCAACGATCGCTTCGCCGATACCGTCCGCCCGCTGGTCCAGCCGAGCGACGTGATCTGGATCCAGGACTATCACATGTTCCCGCTCGGCCAGTCGCTGCGCGAGCGGGGATGCGACAACCGTATCGGCTTCTTCCTCCACATCCCCTGGCCGCCGCGCCGTCTGCTCGGCGCATTGCCCGAAGCGGCAGAGCTGGTGCGGACGCTGTTTGCGTACGACGTGATCGGCTTTCACACCCAGGAATGGCTCGACAGCTTCTGCGACTATGCGATCGACGATCTCGGCGCCCAACTCGACGGGGATGTCCTGACCCTGGACGGTCGCCAGTTGCAGGTGATGGCCGCGCCGATCGGCATCGACACCACCGAGTTCGTCGCCGCATCGAAATCGCCGACCGCGCGGCTCGCCTATCGCCGGATGCGCGACAGCGCGGTCGGACGCGACCTGATCGTCGGGGTCGATCGGCTCGACTATTCCAAGGGGCTGGAGGAGCGCTTCCTGGGATATGAGCGCTTCCTTCAGGAACATCCCGAAGAGCGCAAGGAAGTGTTCCTGCTCCAGATCGCACCCCCTTCGCGCGGCGCGGTCGAGAGCTATCGCAAGATTCGCGCGACGCTGGAAGGATTGTCGGGGCGGATCAACGGCGCCTATGCCGATGTCGACTGGGTACCGATCCGCTACGTCAATCAGGGCTATCCGCGCGACCAGCTCGCCGGCATCTATCGCGCTGCGCGCATTGGGCTGGTGACGCCGCTGCGCGATGGCATGAACCTGGTCGCAAAGGAATATGTCGCGGCGCAGGACCCGGCCGATCCAGGCGTGCTGATCCTGTCGCGCTTCGCCGGCGCGGCGGCGCAATTGGAAGGCGGGGCGGTGTTGATCAATCCCTACAGCGCCGAGGAGATGTCCGACGCGATCGTCCAGGCGCTCAAGATGGATCGCGACGAACGTATCGCCCGCTGGCGCACGATGATGGACAATGTCGAAGGCGAGGACGTCATCTGGTGGCGCAAGAAGTTTACCGATGCGCTGATGGCGCCAGCAAAGGTCGATGCCTGA
- a CDS encoding efflux RND transporter periplasmic adaptor subunit, which produces MRNPIKAVAMASLASLLAACGGGGEQQGQGAPPPPQVNVAVPLQRDVVDWDEYTGRFEAIQDVEVRPRVSGQIDSVNFNSGQSVRQGAVLFTIDPRPYRAALGQARAQVSRANATLANARSELARAQKLLDAQAVSREEFEQKQADVRTAAADVAAARAAQDEAELNLSFTTVRAPVSGRVSDRRISRGNYVAEGETVLTRVVSVSPIWFTFDGAESFYLKYRRQDATGERGSSRDTANPVEIQLADESGWNWRGRMDFVDNAIDPNSGTIRAHAVIQNPDGFLTPGMFGRARLLGSGTYRAMLVPEESVVTDQARKLVYVVGKDGKVAPRPVVTGPPVEGLRVVKQGLAPTDRVVITGITALQPGMPVQAKLVKMQPRAENTAPVSRPVSAPPAAEAAPAN; this is translated from the coding sequence ATGCGAAACCCGATAAAGGCAGTGGCGATGGCGTCGCTGGCCAGCCTGCTGGCGGCTTGCGGCGGCGGCGGCGAGCAGCAGGGCCAGGGCGCTCCGCCGCCTCCGCAGGTCAACGTCGCGGTCCCGCTTCAGCGCGATGTCGTCGATTGGGACGAATATACCGGCCGGTTCGAGGCGATCCAGGATGTCGAGGTACGCCCGCGCGTGTCGGGACAGATCGACAGCGTAAATTTCAACAGCGGCCAGTCGGTCCGCCAGGGCGCGGTGCTGTTCACCATCGACCCGCGCCCGTACCGTGCCGCGCTCGGCCAAGCGCGCGCGCAGGTTTCGCGCGCCAACGCCACGCTCGCCAATGCCCGGTCTGAACTGGCGCGCGCCCAGAAGCTGCTCGATGCGCAGGCGGTCAGCCGCGAGGAATTCGAGCAGAAGCAGGCCGATGTCCGCACCGCCGCCGCCGATGTCGCCGCGGCGCGCGCGGCGCAGGACGAGGCCGAGCTCAACCTGTCGTTTACCACCGTCCGCGCTCCGGTTTCGGGCCGCGTCTCCGATCGCCGCATCAGCCGCGGCAATTACGTCGCGGAAGGCGAGACCGTGCTGACCCGCGTCGTGTCGGTCAGTCCGATCTGGTTCACCTTTGACGGGGCGGAAAGCTTCTACCTCAAATATCGTCGGCAGGATGCCACTGGCGAGCGCGGCTCGTCGCGCGACACCGCCAATCCGGTCGAGATCCAGCTGGCTGACGAGAGCGGCTGGAACTGGCGTGGACGCATGGATTTCGTCGACAATGCCATCGATCCGAACTCGGGCACGATCCGCGCGCACGCCGTCATCCAGAATCCCGACGGCTTCCTGACGCCCGGCATGTTCGGCCGCGCGCGGCTGCTCGGTTCGGGCACCTATCGCGCGATGCTGGTGCCCGAGGAATCGGTCGTGACCGATCAGGCGCGCAAGCTCGTCTACGTCGTCGGCAAGGACGGCAAGGTGGCACCGCGACCGGTCGTCACCGGACCACCGGTCGAGGGTCTGCGCGTCGTCAAGCAAGGGCTCGCACCGACCGACCGGGTCGTCATCACCGGCATCACCGCGCTTCAGCCGGGCATGCCGGTACAGGCGAAGTTGGTGAAGATGCAGCCGCGCGCCGAGAATACCGCGCCCGTGTCGCGGCCGGTGTCGGCGCCGCCCGCAGCCGAAGCGGCCCCGGCGAACTGA
- a CDS encoding RNA polymerase sigma factor produces the protein MDSGADPGGLQQVFLANRSRLLRFLAARGAGDAAEDLVQSLWERIASTPGEPIAEPMSYLFRAAENLMRDRHRAGAARGRREEAWHDAANDASVVPGAERVLLSRERLRIAQDTLAQLGPRAETIFRRYRLDGVGQAAIARELGVSLSTVEKDLQRAYRALHALKERFDAE, from the coding sequence ATGGACAGCGGCGCCGATCCCGGCGGTCTCCAACAGGTGTTCCTCGCCAATCGCTCGCGATTGCTGCGCTTCCTGGCTGCGCGCGGCGCCGGCGATGCGGCCGAGGATCTGGTTCAGTCGCTGTGGGAACGGATCGCGAGCACTCCCGGCGAGCCGATCGCCGAGCCGATGTCGTATCTGTTTCGTGCCGCCGAAAATCTGATGCGGGACCGCCATCGCGCCGGCGCCGCTCGCGGCCGGCGCGAAGAAGCGTGGCACGACGCCGCGAACGACGCGAGCGTCGTACCCGGCGCCGAACGCGTGCTGCTGTCGCGCGAACGGCTGCGGATTGCGCAGGACACGCTGGCGCAGCTCGGTCCGCGTGCGGAGACGATATTCCGCCGCTATCGCCTCGATGGGGTGGGTCAGGCGGCGATCGCGCGCGAACTCGGCGTCAGCCTGAGTACCGTCGAAAAGGATCTGCAGCGCGCCTATCGCGCGCTCCACGCACTGAAGGAGCGGTTCGATGCGGAATGA
- a CDS encoding efflux RND transporter permease subunit, whose amino-acid sequence MKFPHFFIDRPIFAAVLSILILVFGLVSYPSLPVAQYPEIAPPTVVITASYPGANAETLSETVAAPIEEAVNGVENMIYMSSSSTGDGAVTITVTFAQGTDVDQAQVLVQNRVASAEPRLPEETRQIGVTVLKNSPDFILVAMFSSPDGSLSEEYVSNYVGTQIIDRLSRIEGVGGTRGLGGRDYNMRIWIDPDQAAARNLTVDEITTAIRGQNAQAAIGSIGQAPFNGKSGTAFQLGLQAEGRLTTPEEFGGIIVKRDESGALTRLRDVARIELGAEDYTINAFLNGKPTTAVAVTQLPGSNALDTADRVIAELDRAAESFPPGMTYSVPYNPTEYISASIEAVYHTLIEAIILVALVVLIFLQSWRASIIPILAIPVSLVGSLAVLGAFGYSLNSLSLFGMVLAIGIVVDDAIVVVENVERLMEEKGISALQAAHETMDEVGGALIAIALVLCGVFIPTSFIPGISGTFYQQFALTIASATAISALVSLTLSPAMAALILKPKDHDHHVPAPGVRGWGTRFANRFNRGFEWLSTRYGRLTARAIRMIAIVGIVYIALIALTGWRFYATPTGFIPAQDQGYVIVAAQLPPGASLQRTTDVMLRAQKIALANPATENTVAFVGLDGASFSSAPNTAAMFVPLKPHGQRPHADAVANELRGAFGQQISEAMLLVIPPPPVQGIGTGGGWKMMIEDRENRGLPALEQAATAMMMKANQAEGITAAFTLFNTRTPRLFADIDRERAEQLGVPVSNVFSTLGTYLGSSYVNDFNFLGRTFRVTAQADAPYRDDTADIGNLRTRSAAGNMVPLDAVMSLRNDSGPYRVVRYNLYPTAELQGSTLPGFSSGQSLATMEQIARETLPEGMDFEWTELAFQQKQAGNTAALVFGLAVLFVFLLLAANYESLVLPFAVILIVPMCLLAAILGINLMGMDNNILTQIGLVVLIGLAAKNAILIVEFAKHNEDHGMGLMEAAEHAAAQRLRPILMTSIAFILGTLPLVIGSGPGAEMRQALGVAVFFGMIGVTLFGLLFTPAFYVMSRKAGAWVASKTRRRKPVLNSAEGGDGPAPPAAPTEKPA is encoded by the coding sequence ATGAAATTCCCGCATTTCTTCATCGACCGCCCGATCTTCGCTGCGGTCCTGTCGATCCTGATCCTGGTGTTCGGACTGGTCAGCTATCCCAGCCTGCCGGTCGCGCAATATCCGGAGATCGCGCCGCCGACCGTCGTCATCACCGCCAGCTATCCGGGCGCCAACGCCGAGACCTTGTCCGAAACGGTGGCCGCACCGATCGAGGAAGCGGTCAACGGCGTCGAGAACATGATCTACATGTCGTCGTCGTCGACCGGCGACGGCGCGGTGACGATCACCGTCACCTTCGCACAGGGCACCGACGTCGATCAGGCGCAGGTGCTGGTGCAGAACCGCGTCGCGTCCGCCGAGCCGCGCCTGCCCGAGGAAACGCGCCAGATCGGCGTGACCGTCCTGAAGAACTCTCCCGACTTCATCCTGGTGGCGATGTTCTCGTCACCCGACGGCTCGCTGTCGGAAGAATATGTCTCCAACTATGTCGGCACGCAGATCATCGACCGGCTGTCGCGGATCGAGGGCGTGGGCGGCACGCGCGGACTGGGCGGCCGCGACTATAATATGCGGATCTGGATCGATCCCGACCAGGCCGCCGCGCGCAACCTGACGGTTGACGAGATCACGACCGCGATCCGCGGCCAGAACGCCCAGGCCGCGATCGGATCGATCGGCCAGGCACCGTTCAACGGCAAGAGCGGCACCGCATTCCAGCTTGGGCTGCAGGCCGAAGGGCGGCTGACCACGCCCGAGGAATTCGGCGGCATCATCGTCAAGCGCGACGAATCGGGGGCCTTGACCCGGCTGCGCGACGTCGCCCGGATCGAACTGGGCGCCGAGGATTACACGATCAACGCATTCCTCAACGGCAAGCCGACGACCGCGGTCGCGGTGACGCAGCTGCCCGGATCGAACGCGCTCGACACTGCCGACCGCGTGATCGCGGAGCTGGACCGCGCCGCGGAGAGCTTTCCCCCCGGCATGACCTATAGCGTGCCGTACAACCCGACCGAATATATCTCGGCATCGATCGAGGCGGTGTATCATACGCTGATCGAGGCGATCATCCTGGTCGCGCTCGTCGTGCTCATCTTCCTGCAGAGCTGGCGCGCGTCGATCATCCCGATCCTCGCCATCCCGGTGTCGCTGGTCGGCAGCCTCGCGGTGCTTGGTGCATTCGGCTATTCGCTCAACTCGCTGTCGCTGTTCGGCATGGTGCTGGCGATCGGCATCGTCGTCGACGACGCCATCGTCGTCGTCGAGAATGTCGAGCGATTGATGGAGGAAAAGGGCATCAGTGCGCTGCAAGCGGCGCACGAGACGATGGACGAGGTCGGCGGCGCGCTGATCGCGATCGCGCTGGTGCTGTGCGGCGTGTTCATTCCGACCAGCTTCATCCCCGGCATCTCCGGCACCTTCTATCAGCAATTCGCACTGACCATCGCGTCGGCGACCGCTATCTCCGCGCTGGTGTCGCTGACGCTGTCGCCGGCGATGGCCGCGCTGATCCTGAAGCCCAAGGATCATGATCACCACGTACCCGCGCCGGGCGTGCGCGGATGGGGTACGCGGTTCGCGAACAGGTTCAATCGCGGTTTCGAATGGCTGTCGACCCGCTATGGCCGGCTGACCGCACGTGCGATCCGGATGATTGCGATCGTCGGCATCGTCTATATCGCGTTGATCGCGCTGACCGGATGGCGCTTCTACGCCACGCCGACCGGGTTCATCCCCGCGCAGGACCAGGGCTATGTCATCGTCGCGGCACAGTTGCCGCCGGGCGCCTCGCTGCAACGCACGACCGACGTGATGCTGCGCGCGCAGAAGATCGCGCTGGCGAACCCGGCCACCGAAAACACCGTCGCGTTTGTCGGCCTCGACGGCGCGAGCTTTTCGAGCGCGCCGAACACGGCGGCGATGTTCGTTCCGCTGAAGCCGCATGGGCAGCGCCCGCATGCCGATGCGGTGGCCAATGAACTGCGCGGAGCGTTCGGCCAGCAGATCAGCGAAGCCATGCTGCTGGTGATCCCGCCGCCGCCCGTCCAGGGCATCGGCACCGGCGGCGGCTGGAAGATGATGATCGAGGATCGCGAGAATCGCGGGCTGCCGGCCTTGGAACAGGCGGCAACCGCGATGATGATGAAGGCTAACCAGGCCGAGGGCATCACCGCAGCCTTCACGCTGTTCAACACGCGCACGCCGCGCCTGTTCGCCGATATCGACCGCGAACGCGCCGAACAGCTCGGCGTGCCGGTGTCGAACGTCTTTTCCACGCTCGGCACCTATCTCGGCTCGTCCTATGTCAACGACTTCAACTTTCTCGGGCGGACCTTCCGGGTGACGGCGCAGGCCGATGCGCCCTATCGCGACGACACTGCCGATATCGGCAACCTGCGCACGCGCAGCGCGGCCGGAAACATGGTCCCGCTCGACGCGGTAATGTCGCTGCGCAACGATAGCGGGCCGTATCGGGTCGTGCGGTACAACCTCTACCCGACCGCCGAGCTGCAGGGCAGCACCCTGCCCGGTTTCTCGAGTGGCCAGAGTCTTGCGACCATGGAACAGATCGCACGGGAGACATTGCCCGAGGGCATGGATTTCGAATGGACCGAACTGGCCTTCCAGCAGAAGCAGGCGGGCAATACCGCAGCGCTTGTCTTCGGCCTGGCCGTGCTGTTCGTGTTCCTGTTGCTCGCCGCGAATTACGAAAGCCTGGTGCTGCCGTTCGCGGTGATCCTGATCGTACCGATGTGCCTGCTTGCCGCGATCCTGGGCATCAACCTGATGGGGATGGACAACAACATCCTCACCCAGATCGGGCTGGTGGTTCTGATCGGTCTGGCAGCGAAGAACGCGATCCTGATCGTCGAATTCGCCAAGCATAACGAGGACCACGGCATGGGCCTGATGGAGGCGGCCGAACATGCGGCCGCGCAGCGCCTGCGCCCGATCCTGATGACCTCGATCGCGTTCATTCTCGGCACGCTGCCGCTGGTGATCGGATCGGGTCCGGGCGCCGAGATGCGGCAGGCGCTGGGCGTCGCGGTGTTCTTCGGCATGATCGGCGTGACGCTGTTCGGGCTGCTGTTCACCCCGGCCTTTTATGTGATGAGTCGCAAGGCGGGTGCCTGGGTGGCGAGCAAGACCCGCCGCCGCAAGCCTGTCCTGAACTCCGCCGAAGGGGGCGATGGCCCCGCCCCGCCCGCGGCCCCTACGGAGAAACCGGCATGA
- a CDS encoding efflux transporter outer membrane subunit gives MKRLSVIALGLMASACAVGPDYAPPSTPGGSVATGGFAEAQANAAVSQAPLPDAWWRLYDDPAIDRLVTEALTYNTDVRQAAANLRRARAVLSEARGARLPTTDLSAQYTRSRTGGNSINAQGFGVPGGTTIPSFENDLFSLGFDASYELDLFGRVGRSIEAANADTASAAAQLDAARTSVAAETARAYAQVCSNSAQAIVARDTIRLQQQTVDLTRRLFEAGRGQRRDLERATALLAQTEADLPGLEAERRAALYALATLTGKPPAEIDAVAAACTTPPRVAEVLPVGDGAALIARRPDVRAAERQLAADTARIGVATAALYPNISLLGGVNLTSVAADNLIDDDSFGFSLGPLISWSFPNVTAARARIRQSEATAEGSLAAFDGVVLTALREVEQALARYAGELTRNRALVRAERASSEAARLSKLRFDYGAESFLQLIESEQERAQNRAALAASNAVLSDAQVTLFKALGGGWADAPEPVRRESAG, from the coding sequence ATGAAGCGCCTTTCCGTCATCGCGCTGGGATTGATGGCATCGGCGTGCGCCGTCGGCCCCGACTATGCACCCCCCTCGACCCCTGGCGGCAGCGTCGCCACCGGCGGCTTTGCCGAAGCGCAGGCAAACGCCGCCGTCAGCCAGGCTCCGCTGCCCGACGCCTGGTGGCGGCTATATGACGATCCCGCGATCGACCGGCTGGTGACCGAGGCGCTGACCTACAATACCGATGTGCGCCAGGCCGCAGCGAATTTGAGGCGCGCGCGCGCAGTGCTGTCGGAGGCGCGCGGCGCGCGGCTGCCGACCACCGACCTGTCGGCGCAATATACGCGCAGCCGCACCGGCGGGAACAGCATCAACGCGCAAGGGTTCGGCGTACCCGGTGGCACCACCATCCCCTCGTTCGAGAACGACCTGTTCTCGCTCGGCTTCGACGCATCGTACGAGCTCGACCTGTTCGGACGCGTCGGGCGTTCGATCGAGGCAGCCAATGCCGATACCGCATCGGCCGCGGCACAGCTCGACGCGGCGCGCACCTCGGTGGCGGCGGAGACGGCGCGCGCCTATGCGCAGGTCTGTTCAAATTCGGCGCAGGCGATCGTGGCGCGCGACACGATCCGGTTGCAGCAGCAGACTGTCGATCTCACCCGCCGTCTGTTCGAGGCTGGGCGCGGCCAGCGCCGCGACCTGGAACGCGCAACGGCGCTACTCGCACAGACCGAGGCCGATCTGCCCGGTCTCGAGGCGGAGCGCCGCGCCGCGCTCTACGCGCTGGCGACGCTGACCGGCAAGCCGCCGGCGGAGATCGATGCGGTCGCTGCCGCCTGCACGACGCCGCCACGCGTTGCCGAGGTCTTGCCGGTCGGCGACGGTGCCGCGCTGATCGCCCGCCGCCCCGATGTTCGCGCTGCCGAGCGCCAGCTGGCCGCCGACACCGCGCGGATCGGCGTCGCCACCGCCGCGCTCTATCCGAACATCTCGCTATTGGGCGGGGTCAACCTCACCTCGGTCGCCGCCGACAATCTGATCGACGACGATTCGTTCGGCTTTTCGCTTGGCCCCCTGATCTCGTGGAGCTTTCCGAATGTGACCGCAGCGCGCGCACGCATCCGCCAGTCGGAAGCCACCGCGGAAGGATCGCTCGCCGCGTTCGACGGCGTGGTGCTGACGGCGCTGCGCGAAGTCGAGCAGGCGCTGGCACGCTATGCCGGCGAATTGACCCGTAATCGCGCGCTGGTGCGTGCCGAGCGCGCGTCGAGCGAGGCGGCGCGGCTGTCCAAGCTGCGGTTCGATTACGGCGCAGAGAGCTTCCTGCAGCTGATCGAATCCGAACAGGAGCGCGCCCAGAACCGGGCCGCTCTGGCTGCCTCGAACGCGGTGCTTTCGGATGCGCAGGTCACGCTGTTCAAGGCGCTCGGCGGTGGCTGGGCGGATGCGCCCGAGCCGGTACGGCGCGAGAGCGCCGGCTGA
- the otsB gene encoding trehalose-phosphatase, with product MIDIDASDRPLPEKSARLRPPTDLLRGATLFLDFDGTLVEIADRPDDVAIPPGLRDLLARLASALDGRLALVSGRSVDTLARLLPDHGVVVSGSHGLEFARADGSVEQPDPPEALQRVRARFEEFAEGRDGILVESKPLGIGLHYREAPHLAKQAEALAVAVAQAHGLPLQRGKMVFEVRAAGGHKGSAIETLMGEMPFSDGCPIFLGDDVTDEDGFEAVSAMGGDGILIGPDRDSAAVYRLDGVAEALAWLEAACPAAR from the coding sequence ATGATTGACATCGATGCGAGCGACCGGCCGTTGCCGGAAAAATCCGCGCGTCTCCGCCCCCCGACCGACCTGCTGCGCGGCGCCACCCTGTTCCTCGACTTCGATGGCACGCTGGTCGAAATTGCCGACCGGCCCGACGATGTCGCGATCCCGCCGGGCCTGCGTGATTTGCTGGCGCGGCTCGCGTCCGCGCTCGACGGCCGTCTGGCGCTGGTCAGCGGGCGCAGCGTCGACACGCTCGCCCGCCTGCTGCCGGACCACGGTGTTGTCGTCAGCGGCAGCCATGGCCTGGAATTCGCCCGCGCCGACGGCAGCGTCGAGCAGCCCGACCCGCCCGAGGCGCTTCAGCGGGTGCGTGCACGCTTCGAGGAATTCGCCGAGGGCCGCGACGGCATTCTGGTCGAGTCCAAGCCGCTGGGCATCGGGCTGCATTATCGCGAGGCACCGCACCTCGCCAAGCAGGCCGAAGCGCTTGCGGTCGCCGTGGCGCAGGCACACGGTCTGCCGTTGCAGCGCGGCAAGATGGTGTTCGAGGTACGCGCTGCTGGCGGGCACAAGGGCAGCGCGATCGAGACATTGATGGGCGAAATGCCGTTTTCCGACGGCTGCCCGATCTTTCTGGGGGACGACGTGACGGACGAAGACGGGTTCGAGGCGGTTTCGGCGATGGGCGGTGACGGCATCCTGATCGGGCCGGATCGCGACAGCGCGGCGGTCTATCGCTTGGATGGCGTTGCCGAGGCGTTGGCATGGCTGGAGGCGGCATGCCCGGCTGCACGGTGA
- a CDS encoding glycoside hydrolase family 15 protein: protein MAGGGMPGCTVTPTLDLWPIGNCQVSALIDRSARFVWGCVPRVDGDPLFCSLLDGRDPASGDAVGLWAIDLEDCVSVEQEYRTNTPILVSTLTDAGGNSIEILDFCPRFERLGRTYRPVSFVRIVRPIKGSPRIRVRLRPTRNWGDPNVVTTSGSNHVRYLLDGLQLRLTTNAPVGLMQDERSFRVERPMHFFLGPDESFSGDIATTVEEMLAYTTHHWQHWARGLATPFEWQDVVIRSAITLKLCQHEETGAIVAALTTSLPEHAGSQRNWDYRYCWVRDAYYTVQALNRVGALDVLEGYLGYLRNIVDDAKGGNIQPLYGVLGEAELTEVQAPRLAGYRGMGPVRIGNQAYEQVQHDAYGQIILSNVQAFFDQRLLRMAGHEDFEALERVGERAWALYDKPDAGLWELRTRQSVHTYSAAMCWAACDRLANAAERLGLPDRQTFWQDRADTMHANIEDKAWREDTQRLSATFSGDDLDASLIQLLDLRFLKPDDPRFRSTLEAVEHGLRRGSHMLRYDTEDDFGLPETAFNVCTFWLIEALHFTGRDADARILFDEMLSRRTAAGLLSEDIDPATGELWGNYPQTYSLVGMINCAVLLSRPWSAIR, encoded by the coding sequence ATGGCTGGAGGCGGCATGCCCGGCTGCACGGTGACCCCGACGCTGGACCTGTGGCCGATCGGCAATTGCCAGGTCAGCGCACTGATCGATCGCTCTGCCCGGTTCGTTTGGGGATGCGTTCCACGCGTCGATGGCGATCCGCTGTTCTGCTCGCTCCTCGACGGCCGCGACCCGGCATCGGGGGATGCCGTGGGGCTTTGGGCGATCGATCTCGAGGACTGCGTCTCGGTCGAGCAGGAGTATCGCACCAACACCCCGATCCTAGTCAGCACCCTGACCGACGCCGGGGGCAACTCCATCGAGATCCTCGACTTCTGTCCGCGGTTTGAACGGCTCGGACGCACCTATCGGCCGGTGTCATTCGTGCGCATCGTCCGCCCGATCAAGGGCAGCCCGCGGATCAGGGTGCGGCTGCGCCCGACTCGCAACTGGGGTGATCCCAATGTCGTCACGACCAGCGGGTCGAACCATGTCCGCTATCTGCTCGACGGGCTGCAGCTGCGGCTGACGACCAACGCGCCGGTCGGTTTGATGCAGGACGAGCGCTCGTTTCGGGTCGAGCGGCCGATGCACTTCTTCCTCGGGCCGGATGAGAGCTTTTCGGGCGACATCGCGACCACGGTCGAGGAGATGCTGGCCTATACCACGCACCATTGGCAGCATTGGGCGCGCGGCCTCGCGACGCCGTTCGAATGGCAGGACGTGGTGATCCGCTCCGCCATCACGCTGAAGCTTTGCCAGCACGAGGAAACCGGCGCGATCGTCGCGGCTCTGACGACGTCGCTGCCCGAACATGCCGGATCGCAGCGCAACTGGGACTATCGCTATTGCTGGGTGCGCGACGCCTATTACACGGTGCAGGCGCTCAACCGCGTGGGCGCGCTCGACGTGCTCGAAGGCTATCTCGGCTATCTGCGCAACATCGTCGACGATGCCAAGGGCGGTAACATCCAGCCGCTCTACGGCGTGCTGGGGGAGGCGGAATTGACCGAGGTCCAGGCGCCGCGACTGGCCGGCTATCGCGGCATGGGCCCGGTACGGATCGGTAACCAGGCCTATGAGCAGGTCCAGCACGACGCCTATGGCCAGATCATCCTGTCGAATGTGCAGGCCTTCTTCGACCAGCGATTGCTGCGCATGGCCGGGCACGAGGATTTCGAAGCGCTCGAACGCGTTGGCGAGCGTGCCTGGGCGCTGTACGACAAGCCCGATGCGGGCCTGTGGGAACTGCGCACGCGGCAATCGGTCCACACCTATTCGGCGGCGATGTGCTGGGCGGCGTGCGACCGCCTCGCCAATGCAGCAGAGCGGCTTGGCCTGCCAGATCGCCAGACCTTCTGGCAGGACCGTGCCGATACGATGCACGCGAATATCGAGGACAAGGCGTGGCGCGAGGATACGCAGCGATTGTCGGCGACCTTCTCCGGCGACGACCTCGACGCCAGCCTGATCCAGCTGCTCGACCTGCGCTTCCTCAAGCCTGACGACCCGCGCTTTCGCAGCACGCTGGAGGCGGTCGAACACGGGTTAAGGCGCGGCTCGCACATGCTGCGCTATGACACCGAGGATGACTTCGGACTGCCGGAAACCGCGTTCAACGTGTGCACTTTTTGGCTGATCGAAGCGCTGCATTTCACCGGTCGTGATGCGGATGCTCGTATCTTGTTCGATGAAATGCTATCACGGCGTACCGCAGCCGGTCTGTTGTCGGAAGATATCGACCCCGCGACCGGCGAATTGTGGGGCAATTACCCGCAAACCTATTCGCTTGTCGGCATGATCAATTGTGCCGTTCTTCTCAGCAGACCTTGGAGTGCCATTCGTTGA